A genomic segment from uncultured Desulfuromonas sp. encodes:
- a CDS encoding alpha/beta hydrolase, producing the protein MTFLLGHRLPFCLCLLLLLCACQPGLFSRLKRNLRDMESHGVIAGQLIRPNEHAPVYLSLLDSQGACIDTIRFTSDRYALFAPLEHDYQLVAFQDLNGDGYVQVSEPIASTCDDPALFLTAQQRNQRRDLSLQPSSMLPPQLVQACPPQEETPMKIRLIVGDVADFNRPEFGQSFARKGLWAPVDFLREAGIGIYFLEAYDPDKIPVLFINGAAGSPLDWQAFYQRMDKTRYQAWFYFYPSGLPLKQLSQALSGMTRNLQERYGFKHMAVVAHSMGGLIGRGFLMDETIRHKNFVDVFVSISTPWEGIEAANLGVKYAPAAIPSWYDVATDSPYQKTIFERTLPRSLSYYLLFGYSDTAVPLKSQLYTPAQHEAERIIGYNEGHVSILSSPQVIEDLFRLLDEQW; encoded by the coding sequence ATGACCTTTCTCTTGGGGCATCGCCTCCCCTTCTGTCTCTGTCTGTTACTGCTGCTCTGCGCCTGTCAGCCCGGTCTGTTCAGCCGACTCAAGAGAAATCTACGCGACATGGAAAGCCACGGCGTCATTGCCGGTCAACTGATTCGCCCAAACGAACATGCACCCGTCTATCTCAGCTTGCTGGACAGTCAGGGGGCTTGTATCGATACCATCCGTTTCACGTCCGACCGGTATGCCCTGTTTGCCCCTCTGGAGCATGACTACCAGCTGGTCGCTTTTCAGGATCTTAACGGTGATGGTTATGTTCAAGTCTCAGAGCCCATTGCATCCACCTGCGATGATCCCGCGCTGTTTTTAACCGCCCAGCAACGCAATCAACGACGAGACCTGAGTCTACAACCCAGCTCCATGCTCCCGCCACAGCTTGTGCAAGCCTGTCCGCCGCAAGAGGAGACGCCGATGAAGATCCGACTCATCGTCGGTGATGTGGCGGACTTCAACCGTCCTGAGTTCGGTCAGAGTTTTGCCCGCAAAGGACTCTGGGCACCTGTTGATTTTTTACGCGAAGCAGGAATCGGCATTTACTTCCTGGAAGCGTACGATCCGGACAAAATCCCGGTCCTGTTTATCAATGGCGCGGCGGGCTCACCACTCGACTGGCAGGCGTTCTACCAACGCATGGATAAAACCCGCTATCAGGCCTGGTTTTATTTCTATCCATCCGGGTTGCCGTTAAAGCAGCTCTCGCAGGCGCTGTCCGGCATGACACGAAATCTTCAGGAGCGATACGGGTTCAAACACATGGCGGTTGTTGCACACAGCATGGGTGGGCTGATCGGGCGGGGGTTTCTTATGGATGAGACGATTCGTCACAAAAATTTTGTCGATGTCTTTGTGTCGATTTCCACTCCGTGGGAGGGGATTGAAGCAGCGAACCTCGGGGTCAAATACGCACCGGCGGCGATCCCGTCCTGGTACGATGTCGCGACGGACAGCCCTTATCAAAAAACGATCTTCGAGAGAACGCTACCACGCTCTTTATCTTATTATCTGCTGTTTGGATACAGCGACACGGCAGTACCACTTAAAAGCCAACTCTACACTCCAGCGCAACACGAAGCGGAACGGATCATCGGCTACAATGAAGGGCATGTTTCCATTCTCTCCAGCCCTCAGGTGATCGAAGACCTGTTCAGACTTCTGGATGAGCAATGGTGA
- a CDS encoding family 1 encapsulin nanocompartment shell protein yields MDLLRRELAPISPQGWSEIDTMARETLVANLSGRKFIDLDGPHGIGHACVTLGRLAVGKDSSDGNVGYGLHQVQPLMEARVNFTLETWELDNIERGAKDIQLDALVQACRDIALFEEKAIYQGFEPAAIAGLQETVKGQEIPLSLDMDVIVDAVSEGQTRMLKEGVEGGANLVVSPTIWKFLARSTPGGTLRSIIEKQIGGQVIYSELVKDALLVASRGGDVELTVGQDLSVGYHSHTASEIHLFITESFTFRVVAPEAIIGFTLA; encoded by the coding sequence ATGGATTTATTACGACGAGAACTCGCTCCCATTAGTCCGCAAGGATGGAGTGAAATTGATACGATGGCCCGGGAAACTCTGGTGGCCAATCTTTCTGGACGCAAGTTTATTGATTTGGACGGTCCTCACGGCATTGGACACGCGTGTGTCACTCTCGGTCGTCTGGCGGTTGGCAAAGACAGCAGCGACGGCAATGTCGGTTATGGCCTTCATCAGGTGCAACCGCTCATGGAAGCACGCGTTAATTTTACGCTCGAAACCTGGGAACTGGACAATATTGAGCGCGGAGCCAAAGATATTCAGCTTGATGCGTTAGTTCAGGCGTGCCGTGATATTGCCCTGTTTGAAGAAAAAGCGATTTATCAGGGCTTCGAACCGGCAGCCATTGCCGGTTTGCAAGAGACGGTCAAAGGTCAGGAGATCCCTTTGTCGCTGGATATGGATGTGATCGTTGATGCTGTCTCCGAAGGGCAGACCCGCATGCTTAAAGAAGGGGTCGAAGGAGGCGCCAATCTGGTGGTGTCACCGACCATCTGGAAATTTCTCGCCCGCAGCACCCCCGGCGGCACTCTGCGATCCATCATCGAAAAACAGATTGGCGGCCAGGTGATCTATTCCGAACTGGTCAAGGATGCCTTGCTGGTAGCCAGTCGGGGCGGTGATGTGGAGTTGACGGTTGGTCAGGACCTGTCCGTCGGCTATCACAGCCATACCGCCAGCGAAATTCATCTGTTTATCACCGAGTCATTCACCTTCCGTGTCGTTGCACCTGAAGCGATTATCGGTTTTACCCTGGCCTGA
- the trxC gene encoding thioredoxin TrxC yields the protein MTDTLHLVCVSCGGINRIPTEKAVQNPKCGRCHEPLFRGKPFNLGAQNFQRYMEKEDLPLLVDFWAPWCGPCKAMAPQFAVTAAELEPVVRLAKVNTEIEQSLAARYQIRSIPTLVLFKQGKEINRHSGAMSSTQIIQWVRSQL from the coding sequence ATGACAGATACTCTACATCTGGTTTGTGTCTCTTGTGGCGGAATCAACCGCATCCCCACCGAAAAAGCTGTGCAAAACCCGAAGTGTGGACGGTGCCATGAGCCTTTGTTTCGTGGAAAACCGTTTAATCTCGGCGCGCAAAACTTCCAGCGCTATATGGAAAAAGAGGATCTCCCGCTGCTTGTGGATTTCTGGGCTCCCTGGTGTGGACCGTGTAAAGCCATGGCTCCTCAGTTCGCTGTGACCGCCGCCGAGCTGGAACCGGTAGTGCGACTGGCAAAGGTGAATACCGAGATTGAGCAATCCCTGGCGGCCCGCTATCAGATCCGCTCCATTCCAACCCTAGTGCTGTTTAAACAGGGCAAAGAGATTAATCGACACAGTGGAGCGATGAGCAGCACGCAGATCATTCAATGGGTTCGCTCCCAGTTGTAA
- a CDS encoding CDGSH iron-sulfur domain-containing protein — MSKMNTDAGMPISLTLEPGTYYRCTCGKSQNLPFCDGHHQGGKSVPLKFDVAVKQKVYLCSCGKSNNQPLCDGHCEVNLSRS, encoded by the coding sequence ATGTCAAAAATGAATACTGATGCCGGAATGCCCATCTCCCTGACTCTGGAGCCGGGCACCTATTATCGCTGCACGTGTGGCAAATCACAGAACCTGCCTTTTTGTGATGGTCATCATCAGGGTGGCAAGAGCGTTCCCTTGAAGTTTGATGTGGCGGTCAAACAGAAAGTTTATCTGTGCAGCTGCGGAAAAAGCAACAATCAGCCGCTATGTGACGGACATTGTGAGGTCAATCTTTCCAGATCGTAA
- a CDS encoding ferritin family protein: MPEFGNPFSVLKQDRMLTHAELVRAIRFMVAAEYEAIQLYQQLAESTDNVLAQQVLIDIADEEKVHAGEFLRLLKELDPDEERFYQEGAQEVEEEFLNGAVASEAAPQAPASGQGLGIGSLKK, encoded by the coding sequence ATGCCGGAATTTGGAAATCCTTTCAGTGTATTGAAACAGGATCGCATGCTGACCCATGCTGAACTGGTGCGTGCCATCCGATTTATGGTTGCCGCTGAATACGAGGCGATTCAACTCTATCAGCAATTGGCTGAATCGACTGACAACGTGTTGGCGCAACAAGTTCTCATCGATATTGCCGATGAAGAAAAGGTGCATGCCGGAGAATTTCTCCGTCTGCTCAAAGAATTGGACCCTGATGAAGAGCGCTTTTATCAGGAAGGCGCCCAAGAGGTGGAAGAAGAGTTCCTCAATGGTGCGGTTGCATCAGAAGCGGCACCGCAGGCTCCGGCCAGTGGCCAGGGGCTGGGTATCGGCAGCTTGAAGAAATAA
- the modD gene encoding ModD protein, translating into MFVSQQMVDQWIEEDVPGLDLTSHLLKMAEIDARMSFTTRHETTVAGVGEAADVFRRLGAEVDIRASSGQRLGAGETVMTVTGNAEVLHAGWRVSLNLLEYAGGIATRTEQLVTEAQKEGIARICGTRKAFPGGRRLAQQALIAGGGIPHRLGLGESVLIFAHHYDLIGFDRFLERFPFLKAAAPEKKIGVEVTSLQQARQVAARGADSVQIDKCSAAELKEMVVALKGDFPDLLVIAAGGINSENVRAYAASGVDLLVTSWMYFGKPADISAQMTRC; encoded by the coding sequence ATGTTTGTAAGTCAACAAATGGTGGATCAGTGGATTGAAGAAGATGTGCCAGGTCTGGATCTGACTTCTCATTTACTCAAGATGGCTGAGATTGATGCGCGAATGTCTTTTACGACGCGACATGAAACCACCGTGGCCGGTGTTGGCGAGGCTGCTGACGTCTTTCGTCGCCTCGGTGCCGAGGTGGACATCCGTGCCTCCAGCGGTCAGCGCCTTGGCGCTGGAGAAACCGTGATGACCGTTACCGGCAATGCCGAAGTGCTCCATGCCGGGTGGCGCGTGTCCTTAAATCTGCTCGAATATGCCGGTGGCATTGCCACGCGTACCGAACAACTGGTGACGGAGGCACAAAAAGAGGGGATTGCCCGGATCTGTGGCACTCGTAAGGCCTTTCCGGGTGGACGACGCCTCGCGCAACAGGCGTTAATCGCCGGGGGCGGGATTCCCCATCGCCTGGGCTTAGGGGAAAGCGTGCTGATTTTTGCCCATCATTACGACCTGATCGGTTTTGACCGTTTTCTTGAACGTTTCCCTTTCCTCAAGGCAGCAGCTCCAGAGAAAAAAATCGGTGTCGAGGTAACTTCCTTGCAACAGGCGCGTCAGGTTGCCGCCCGTGGTGCGGACAGCGTGCAGATCGATAAGTGCAGCGCGGCAGAATTGAAAGAGATGGTTGTTGCGCTGAAAGGCGATTTTCCCGATCTGCTGGTGATCGCTGCCGGTGGCATCAATAGTGAAAATGTGCGTGCCTATGCGGCAAGCGGAGTTGATCTTCTGGTGACCAGCTGGATGTATTTTGGCAAGCCTGCCGATATTTCAGCGCAGATGACGCGTTGTTGA
- a CDS encoding enoyl-CoA hydratase-related protein, whose translation MNTPANLVIECRDQVAHVTINRPDAMNALNPATAVELTQTIKSFETSQDAKVVVITGQGQKAFCAGGDVALMRTLGPAEARKVALTVAELFHTIETSSRVVIAAVNGYALGGGCELAMACDLRLAAEKAQLGQPEINLGIFPGWGGTQRLPRLIGVSRAKKLMFTGERITAQQAMDFGLVDQVYPADELLDAAHALAQTIASKPQAAIRMIKQAVHQGMQMDMDKAIQYEAELFGMCFATNDKQEGMDAFFEKRSPQWQDR comes from the coding sequence TTGAACACACCTGCCAATCTTGTGATTGAATGCCGTGACCAGGTGGCCCATGTCACGATTAACCGACCCGATGCCATGAATGCTCTCAACCCGGCGACCGCCGTGGAGCTGACCCAGACCATTAAATCCTTTGAAACATCTCAGGATGCCAAAGTGGTTGTGATTACCGGGCAGGGACAGAAGGCGTTTTGTGCCGGGGGTGATGTAGCCCTGATGCGCACCTTGGGCCCAGCTGAGGCGCGCAAGGTGGCGTTGACCGTCGCCGAACTGTTTCACACCATAGAAACGTCCTCACGTGTGGTGATCGCCGCCGTTAACGGCTATGCCCTAGGGGGCGGTTGTGAGCTGGCTATGGCCTGTGATCTGCGTCTGGCAGCGGAAAAAGCCCAATTGGGGCAACCGGAAATCAACCTGGGAATTTTCCCCGGCTGGGGAGGGACCCAGCGTCTGCCGCGTCTGATTGGGGTCAGTCGTGCCAAGAAACTGATGTTTACCGGAGAACGGATCACGGCCCAGCAAGCCATGGACTTTGGTTTGGTCGATCAGGTTTATCCCGCCGATGAACTTCTTGATGCCGCCCATGCCCTGGCTCAGACCATTGCGTCCAAGCCGCAAGCGGCGATCCGCATGATCAAGCAGGCTGTTCATCAGGGGATGCAAATGGATATGGATAAGGCGATTCAGTATGAAGCCGAATTGTTCGGCATGTGTTTTGCCACCAATGACAAACAGGAAGGGATGGACGCCTTTTTCGAAAAGCGTTCGCCGCAATGGCAGGATCGTTAA